In Macadamia integrifolia cultivar HAES 741 chromosome 12, SCU_Mint_v3, whole genome shotgun sequence, the following are encoded in one genomic region:
- the LOC122058365 gene encoding probable E3 ubiquitin-protein ligase HIP1, translated as MGHRHLFGTSQNYVGDQNQNQNHIPAEQHYVHLGRAGPPENGSVVFPIESISTSGLTFSSQWNSAMRSNEYPSPSVGMEVPHYRPAAGGSSCDPFLQPSAGGNFCPASQNYAHHTSSSSYYRNTIHGVEGSVVSSVGSSRRSCKRKIPATSVVCERGSTSRYYGAGSSSDLSLSSNVQQEKPNLHSQHWAWDPIGMNPSYRGSSLSIGNEGSQRNVRSRSTLDLEANLPRVHLSSNVSRHPHSSGRPVDHAGMVDLAGHGGNAITWEWSNNRIPPTSQGRILASDTSGPTHETNQFLGVSTTNDSLELGGFQNGFISSRNPAVPPHNLHGNPTQAVGGGHSSYYQRSSTSAHRPSLGYPRLGHNSTSSEDGLQLASEAYPARHSRSLSTVGWHNNDRIGRPRISYERFRLLSDEADARERLVSEGLMIVERSAWYGSRNLLDQHREMRLDIDNMSYEELLDLGERIGSVSTGLSEDMISNSLTETIYCSSDHNQEEVTCVICLEEYKDREQVGTLKNCRHGYHVNCIQKWLSMKNVCPICKAPAIAADDLQEK; from the exons ATGGGGCATAGACACTTGTTTGGCACATCTCAAAATTATGTGGGGGACCAGAATCAGAACCAGAATCATATTCCTGCTGAGCAGCACTATGTGCATTTGG GCAGGGCTGGTCCTCCAGAAAATGGTTCTGTTGTTTTTCCCATTGAAAGTATTTCAACGAGTGGATTAACCTTTAGCTCCCAGTGGAATTCAGCAATGAGGTCAAATGAGTATCCTTCCCCAAGTGTTGGCATGGAGGTACCACATTATCGACCAGCTGCTGGAGGCTCTTCTTGTGATCCCTTTCTGCAGCCATCAGCTGGTGGGAACTTCTGTCCAGCCTCGCAGAATTATGCTCACCACACATCTTCTTCGAGCTATTACAGAAACACAATTCATGGTGTTGAGGGTAGTGTGGTTAGTTCTGTTGGAAGTTCAAGAAGGTCatgtaaaagaaaaatcccaGCAACTTCTGTAGTCTGTGAGAGAGGCAGTACCAGCAGATACTATGGTGCTGGAAGTTcctctgatctctctctctcttccaatgtGCAGCAGGAGAAGCCTAATTTACATTCCCAACATTGGGCTTGGGATCCCATTGGCATGAACCCCAGTTATAGGGGCAGTAGTTTGTCGATTGGGAATGAAGGTTCACAAAGGAATGTGAGAAGCCGATCTACCCTTGATTTGGAAGCAAATCTACCTAGGGTCCATTTGTCAAGCAATGTTTCTCGCCATCCCCATTCTTCTGGCCGTCCAGTTGATCATGCTGGCATGGTGGATCTGGCTGGTCATGGTGGTAATGCAATCACTTGGGAGTGGAGTAATAATCGCATCCCTCCCACTTCTCAAGGAAGAATTCTGGCTTCAG ATACCAGTGGCCCGACTCACGAGACCAACCAGTTTCTAGGAGTCTCCACTACTAATGATTCCTTAGAGCTTGGCGGGTTCCAGAATGGTTTCATTTCCAGCCGAAATCCTGCTGTCCCTCCACACAATCTTCATGGCAACCCAACTCAAGCTGTGGGGGGTGGTCATAGTAGCTACTATCAAAGATCATCTACGTCTGCTCACAGGCCCTCTTTAGGCTACCCACGCTTGGGCCATAATTCAACTTCTTCAGAAGATGGTTTGCAGTTGGCATCCGAAGCTTATCCTGCCAGACATTCAAGATCATTGTCTACTGTAGGGTGGCATAACAATGACAGGATTGGAAGGCCAAGAATATCTTATGAGAGATTCCGCTTACTTTCTGATGAGGCAGATGCCCGTGAAAGATTGGTGTCTGAG GGTCTAATGATAGTGGAGCGCTCAGCCTGGTATGGTTCCAGGAATTTGCTTGATCAGCATAGGGAGATGAGGCTAGACATAGACAACATGAGTTATGAG GAACTTCTTGATTTGGGGGAAAGAATTGGGAGTGTTAGCACAGGATTATCGGAAGATATGATTTCAAACAGTTTGACTGAAACGATATATTGTTCTTCAGATCACAACCAGGAGGAAGTAACTTGTGTGATCTGCCTG GAAGAGTACAAGGACAGGGAGCAAGTTGGGACACTGAAGAATTGCAGGCATGGTTATCATGTGAATTGTATACAGAAATGGTTGTCGATGAAGAATGTCTGCCCAATCTGCAAGGCACCTGCTATAGCAGCAGATGATTTACAAGAGAAATAG